The genomic window TTTTCATTTTATAAGCACACCCTGTCTCATTTTCATTTTATTAAAAAATTTCTTTAGTACAAAGTATACTACTTTTTAAAATAAATTGATATTAAAATAAATTCTATCTCTCGCTCTATGATTCAGATGGCATAAAAATAGCCCGAATCTATGAAGATACTGCTTGAGGAATTTTTAATTGTTGAAATTATTAGCATTTTTGTTATAATTTTAGTACAAAGATGATTGAAAGAGGTATAAGATGCTAGGAAAAGCAAGGAGACTTTTGAAAAAAATATACGGATACGATTCCTTTAGATATGGTCAGGAGAAGGTGATAAAGGGGATTCTTATGAAGAGAGATATCCTTGCTGTGATGCCTACCGGTGGGGGTAAATCTATATGCTATCAAATACCAGCCCTCATTTTTCAGGGGATAACTCTCGTGGTATCTCCACTTATATCACTCATGAAGGATCAGGTGGATACGTTAAATAATCTGGGGATATCGGCGGCATATATAAACTCCTCCCTGTCTAAAGAGGAATTTATAAAGACCATGAGGGATATAAGGAACGGAAGGGCCAAGATTCTGTATCTTGCCCCAGAAAGGCTTTTGAATTCCAAGTTCATAAACCTTATGAAAAGCGTGGAAATATCTTTTATCGCTGTAGATGAGGCTCACTGTATATCACAGTGGGGACATGACTTCAGAAAAAGTTATTTAGAGATACCTAAGTTTATAGAGGCTCTAGAAAGGGAAATACAGGTGGCTGCCTTTACGGCCACAGCAACTCCTAAGGTCAGAGAGGATATAATAGATAAACTCAAGTTAAAAACTCCGTCAGCTTACGTAGACGGTTTTGACAGGGGGAATCTTTCATTTTATGTCGTAAAAGGAGAAGATCCTGAAAAATATATAATAGATTATCTAGAAAGAAACAGAAGAAAGCCAGGGATAATATACGCCTCTACAAGAAAAGAAGTAGACCATCTCTACAGTTATCTCAGAATAAAATCTTTTAGTGTAGGAAAATATCATGCAGGTCTTACAGAGAGTGAAAGAAAGGAGTTTCAGGAGAAGTTTTTAAAAGATGAATTGAGGGTCATGATAGCCACCAATGCATTTGGTATGGGTATAGATAAGTCTAATGTCAGATTTGTCATTCACAGAAATATACCAAGGGACTTAGAAAGCTACTATCAGGAGGCAGGCCGTGCAGGGCGTGACGGAGCCCCTGGGGAATGTATCCTCCTGTATAACGAAGAGGATGTTGGGACTCAGGAGTACTTTATAGATATGAATGATGAACTCAGCGCAAAAATGAAAAGAGAAAGAATTAAAAAATTGGACGATATGGTAAATTATACATCCATAAACACCTGCCTTAGGGAGTATATACTGAAATACTTTGGTGACAAGAGGATAAAAAATTATTGTGGAAGCTGCCAGAACTGCCATGTGGCAACAGATGTAGTAGACCTTACTGTGGATGCCCAAAAGATAATGTCCTGTATCGGGAGAGTAAAGGAGAGTCTCGGTGGGTTTACCATTACAAAGATTTTGATGGGGGAGAAGGACAAAAAGATTGAGAGAAAGGATCTTCACAAACTTTCTACCTTCGGACTTTTGAGACATTATAAGAAAGATGATCTAGAGGAGTTTATAAATTATCTGACCTCAGAGGGTTATCTAGACCAAAGTGCAGGGAGTTATCCAGTTCTTCGGTTAAATGAAAAATCCTTTTCTGTGCTAAAGGGAGAAGACGGTATCTTACGGAAGAAAAATGAGGTTGTCAGTTTTGATTATTATGAAGATCCCCTATTTGAAAAGCTTAATGATCTAAGAAAAAATATAGCGCAGCAGGAAGATATAGCTCCCTATATAGTCTTTTCAGATACAACTCTTATAGAAATGGCAGAGAAAAAGC from uncultured Ilyobacter sp. includes these protein-coding regions:
- the recQ gene encoding DNA helicase RecQ, yielding MLGKARRLLKKIYGYDSFRYGQEKVIKGILMKRDILAVMPTGGGKSICYQIPALIFQGITLVVSPLISLMKDQVDTLNNLGISAAYINSSLSKEEFIKTMRDIRNGRAKILYLAPERLLNSKFINLMKSVEISFIAVDEAHCISQWGHDFRKSYLEIPKFIEALEREIQVAAFTATATPKVREDIIDKLKLKTPSAYVDGFDRGNLSFYVVKGEDPEKYIIDYLERNRRKPGIIYASTRKEVDHLYSYLRIKSFSVGKYHAGLTESERKEFQEKFLKDELRVMIATNAFGMGIDKSNVRFVIHRNIPRDLESYYQEAGRAGRDGAPGECILLYNEEDVGTQEYFIDMNDELSAKMKRERIKKLDDMVNYTSINTCLREYILKYFGDKRIKNYCGSCQNCHVATDVVDLTVDAQKIMSCIGRVKESLGGFTITKILMGEKDKKIERKDLHKLSTFGLLRHYKKDDLEEFINYLTSEGYLDQSAGSYPVLRLNEKSFSVLKGEDGILRKKNEVVSFDYYEDPLFEKLNDLRKNIAQQEDIAPYIVFSDTTLIEMAEKKPKNRWELLKVRGVGNQKFKNYGEIFLKAINEFSEEDLEEIRLESTIDEKYLSFKKIEQLRKELGLKLSHDQLKESLIKNLFTKF